From one Sphingomonas xanthus genomic stretch:
- a CDS encoding TonB-dependent receptor, protein MRKSTWLLSSGIIALSAPAFAQEPPPEAVPAAQSAESPTEAAAVDEDVIVVTAQGRRQILQDVPIAVTAVGSEAMQNSGASDIRQLNQLAPSLLVSSSSTEANGSARIRGIGTVGDNPGLESSVAVFIDGVYRSRSGIGLSELGEIDRVEVLRGPQGTLFGRNASAGLLHIFSKEPSFRFGGYGEATIGNYDFRRIAGGITGPLSEEIAFRLEGVMVKRDGFYDDINNDTDVNDRNRWFTRGQLLFEPNDQLTVRLIGDYTWRKEKCCGAIYVNNDINDNIGNLNEPASPLIEPGSVPPRINDEGNNIINVLTDLGQDPRAFDQGWKRDIWVTPGRSYKGKTTDGGLSLQLDYDFGGAKLTSITGYRGYKSEQHGDFDFSTVDILYRKAEDPNYRKFQTFSQELRLQGSAFADKLDWLVGGYYANEDLTLADSLRFGEDYGQFATCRLITGSPLVGVYSPTSPSCINPIARPGVSAAFGAAGPTILAAIDRLGAMSDAGSTGDIYKQNSRNFALFTHNIFHVTDKFDVTVGLRYTNERKKLEAEFNNDNLACVQNQQALGSFLAVPSLAPTAGAIIALSCQGNSTAELDGVTIKDRRKEDEFTGTAVLSYKPVDDILLYASYSRGYKAGGFNLDRSALKSPIPSFASLGGAQALVSGLQFDPEIVDAYELGMKYTGRGVTFNVSLFRQHFQNFQLNTFDGTVFIVQNINGCKSDLGGDDEDQSKFTAAPNYNPLASATGACDKDDVTYGVRTQGVELEASVRPMRDLRINGGLTVSSTKYRGDLVGRDDGSPLNQALRRLPGRQLSNAPKFVATGSLAWTPRIGGSGLSGLFYIDARHTGKFNTGSDLFPQKTQEAFTLVNARVGVRGPEDRWAVELWAQNLFDKNYQQVAFNSPFQEGATTAAFQDPAYPGGRQIFSTFLAEPRTFGMTVKARFDAPRPVVAEPAPPPPPPPPPPMQTCSDGTMVAADAVCPPPPPPPPPPPPPPEPERG, encoded by the coding sequence ATGCGCAAGTCCACGTGGCTGCTGTCCAGCGGGATAATCGCCCTTTCGGCGCCGGCATTCGCGCAGGAGCCACCCCCCGAGGCGGTCCCCGCCGCGCAAAGCGCTGAATCGCCGACCGAGGCCGCGGCTGTCGACGAAGATGTGATCGTCGTCACTGCGCAGGGCCGTCGCCAGATCCTGCAGGACGTTCCGATCGCGGTTACCGCCGTCGGGTCCGAGGCAATGCAGAACAGCGGTGCAAGCGATATCCGCCAGCTCAACCAGCTGGCCCCGTCGCTGCTCGTCTCCTCGTCGAGCACCGAAGCCAATGGCTCGGCCCGTATTCGCGGCATCGGTACCGTCGGCGACAATCCGGGCCTCGAAAGCTCGGTCGCAGTGTTCATCGATGGAGTCTATCGTTCGCGGTCCGGCATCGGCCTTAGTGAACTGGGCGAGATCGACCGCGTCGAGGTTCTGCGCGGCCCGCAGGGCACGCTGTTCGGCCGCAATGCCTCGGCCGGCCTGCTTCACATCTTCTCGAAAGAACCGTCGTTCCGCTTTGGCGGTTATGGCGAAGCGACCATCGGCAATTATGATTTCCGCCGCATTGCCGGGGGGATCACCGGCCCGCTCAGCGAAGAAATCGCCTTCCGCCTGGAAGGCGTGATGGTCAAGCGCGACGGTTTTTACGACGACATCAACAACGATACCGACGTCAACGACCGCAACCGCTGGTTTACCCGCGGCCAGCTGCTGTTCGAACCGAACGACCAGCTGACGGTTCGTCTGATCGGCGACTATACGTGGCGCAAGGAAAAGTGCTGCGGCGCGATCTATGTTAACAACGACATCAACGACAATATCGGCAACCTCAACGAGCCGGCATCGCCGCTGATCGAGCCGGGATCAGTTCCGCCGCGCATCAACGATGAAGGCAATAACATCATCAACGTCCTGACCGACCTCGGCCAGGACCCGCGTGCGTTCGACCAGGGCTGGAAGCGCGACATCTGGGTCACGCCCGGCCGCAGCTACAAGGGCAAGACCACCGACGGCGGCCTGTCTCTGCAGCTCGATTATGATTTTGGCGGCGCCAAGCTGACCTCGATCACCGGCTATCGCGGCTACAAGTCGGAACAGCATGGCGATTTCGACTTCAGCACCGTCGATATCCTCTACCGCAAGGCCGAAGACCCCAATTATCGCAAGTTCCAGACCTTCAGCCAGGAACTGCGACTGCAGGGCTCGGCTTTCGCCGACAAGCTCGACTGGCTGGTCGGCGGCTATTACGCCAACGAAGACCTGACATTGGCGGACTCGCTCCGCTTCGGTGAGGATTATGGTCAGTTCGCGACTTGCCGCCTGATCACCGGAAGCCCGTTGGTCGGCGTCTACAGCCCGACATCGCCTAGCTGCATTAACCCGATCGCCCGGCCGGGCGTCTCGGCGGCGTTCGGTGCTGCGGGACCGACCATCCTTGCCGCGATCGATCGTCTCGGGGCGATGAGCGATGCCGGTTCAACCGGAGACATTTACAAGCAGAATAGCCGCAACTTCGCGCTGTTCACGCACAATATCTTCCACGTCACCGACAAGTTCGATGTCACCGTCGGGCTTCGCTACACCAACGAGCGCAAGAAACTCGAGGCGGAATTCAACAACGACAACCTCGCTTGCGTCCAGAACCAGCAGGCGCTTGGTAGCTTCCTCGCTGTCCCGTCGCTTGCACCCACGGCCGGCGCGATCATCGCGCTGTCCTGCCAGGGCAACAGCACCGCCGAACTTGACGGGGTGACGATCAAGGACCGCCGCAAGGAAGATGAATTCACCGGCACCGCGGTCCTGTCGTACAAGCCGGTCGACGATATCCTGCTCTACGCCAGCTATTCGCGCGGCTATAAGGCGGGCGGTTTCAACCTCGATCGTTCCGCGCTCAAGAGCCCGATTCCCTCCTTCGCGAGTCTCGGAGGCGCCCAGGCGCTGGTCAGCGGCCTGCAGTTCGACCCGGAAATCGTCGATGCCTACGAACTGGGCATGAAATATACGGGGCGCGGCGTGACGTTCAACGTCTCGCTGTTCCGCCAGCACTTCCAGAACTTCCAGCTCAACACGTTCGACGGCACGGTCTTCATCGTCCAGAACATCAACGGCTGTAAGTCCGATCTCGGCGGGGATGATGAAGATCAGTCGAAGTTTACGGCCGCCCCCAACTACAACCCGCTGGCATCGGCGACCGGCGCCTGTGACAAGGACGATGTCACCTATGGTGTCCGTACCCAGGGTGTCGAGCTTGAGGCGTCGGTTCGCCCGATGCGCGACTTGCGCATCAACGGCGGCTTGACGGTTTCGTCGACCAAATACCGTGGCGACCTCGTCGGTCGTGACGATGGCTCGCCGCTGAACCAGGCACTTCGCCGCTTGCCCGGACGCCAGCTGTCCAATGCGCCGAAGTTCGTTGCGACGGGCTCGCTGGCCTGGACGCCGCGGATTGGTGGAAGCGGCCTGTCGGGCCTTTTCTACATCGATGCCCGCCATACCGGGAAGTTCAACACCGGTTCCGACCTCTTCCCGCAGAAGACCCAGGAAGCTTTCACCCTGGTCAATGCGCGCGTCGGCGTGCGCGGGCCCGAGGATCGCTGGGCAGTCGAACTATGGGCACAGAATCTGTTCGACAAAAATTACCAGCAGGTCGCTTTCAACTCGCCGTTCCAGGAAGGCGCGACGACAGCGGCATTCCAGGATCCGGCCTATCCGGGCGGCAGGCAGATTTTCTCGACCTTCCTGGCCGAGCCGCGAACCTTTGGCATGACGGTCAAGGCACGTTTCGATGCACCGCGTCCAGTTGTCGCGGAGCCGGCCCCGCCGCCACCGCCGCCACCGCCGCCGCCGATGCAGACCTGCTCGGACGGAACGATGGTCGCGGCCGACGCAGTGTGCCCGCCGCCACCGCCTCCGCCTCCGCCGCCTCCGCCGCCGCCCGAACCCGAGCGCGGCTGA
- the infC gene encoding translation initiation factor IF-3, which yields MAPPAFTGPRYNQFIQSPKVRVIDENGENLGVMFTREAFEQAQGVGLDLVEISPGADPPVAKFLDIGRFKYEAQKKANEQRKRQKTQEIKEIKMRPNIDDHDYQTKMKKVFEFLEEGDKVKLTLRFRGREMAHNQLGMAVLQRVAEDTAEVAKVEQHPRMEGRQMLMVIAPK from the coding sequence ATGGCGCCACCAGCCTTTACCGGCCCTCGCTACAATCAGTTCATCCAGTCGCCGAAGGTGCGGGTGATCGATGAAAATGGCGAAAATCTGGGCGTCATGTTTACGCGCGAAGCCTTCGAACAGGCGCAGGGGGTCGGCCTCGACCTGGTCGAGATCAGCCCGGGCGCCGATCCGCCCGTTGCCAAGTTTCTCGACATCGGCCGTTTCAAATATGAAGCGCAGAAAAAGGCCAACGAGCAGCGCAAGCGGCAAAAGACGCAGGAGATCAAAGAGATCAAGATGCGTCCCAACATCGATGACCATGATTATCAGACCAAGATGAAAAAGGTCTTCGAGTTCCTCGAAGAGGGCGACAAGGTGAAGCTCACCCTGCGTTTCCGGGGCCGCGAAATGGCTCATAATCAGCTTGGCATGGCCGTCCTGCAGCGGGTCGCCGAAGACACGGCCGAAGTGGCCAAGGTCGAACAGCACCCGCGCATGGAAGGACGCCAGATGCTGATGGTGATCGCTCCCAAATAA
- the thrS gene encoding threonine--tRNA ligase, translated as MSEMFRISLPDGSVREMPHGSTPADVAAAIGPGLAKAALAARVDGELRDLNRPFERDSKLALVTARDEKDALELFRHDFAHVLAEAVQNLFPGTQITFGPATEDGFYYDFAPPPGRGMFTDEDLPAIEEEMRRIIAADKPLIREVWSREQVRTFFEKGGETFKAEWVMELPEGEPITMYKTGRGEADWMDLCRGPHLASTGKLDPQAFKLTRVSGAYWRGDQNNPMLSRIYGTAWLNKKQLAEHLVRLEEAAKRDHRRIGQEMDLFHLQAEAHGSVFWHPKGFLIWRQLESYMRRRLDAAGYTEVKTPQLMDARQWEKSGHWGKYRENMFAVPDEIPSTEDDAPVLSGDAELMALKPMNCPAHVLIFKQGITSYRELPIRMAEFGCCHRNEPHGALHGIMRVRQFTQDDAHIFCREDQIVEEVQAFCDLLDSVYKDLGFDHYAIKLALRPDKRFGTDEMWDKAECELRDAVIASGRATDAYGWEELPGEGAFYAPKLEFHLTDAIGRTWQVGTIQSDRVLPDRLDATYVGEDGERHRPVMLHRAILGTFERFIGILIEHHAGKFPLWLSPVQLVVATIVSDADEYARQLVVRLQAAGLRAEADLRNEKINYKVREHSLAKVPLLLVVGKREAEQGTVAVRRLGSDEHQKVMGLEDVVAMAAAEAVPPDLRATSG; from the coding sequence ATGTCCGAGATGTTCCGAATTTCGCTTCCCGATGGCTCCGTGCGCGAGATGCCGCACGGATCGACGCCTGCAGACGTCGCCGCAGCGATCGGTCCGGGTCTTGCCAAGGCCGCGCTTGCCGCCCGGGTCGACGGGGAGCTTCGCGATCTCAACCGCCCGTTCGAGCGCGACAGCAAGCTCGCCCTCGTCACGGCGCGCGACGAAAAGGATGCGCTGGAACTGTTCCGCCACGACTTCGCCCATGTGCTGGCCGAAGCGGTGCAAAACCTGTTCCCGGGCACCCAGATCACCTTCGGTCCGGCAACCGAGGACGGTTTCTATTATGATTTCGCGCCGCCTCCCGGCCGGGGCATGTTCACCGACGAGGACCTGCCTGCGATCGAGGAGGAGATGCGTCGGATCATCGCCGCCGACAAGCCGCTCATCCGCGAAGTATGGAGCCGCGAACAGGTCCGCACCTTTTTCGAAAAAGGTGGAGAGACGTTCAAGGCCGAATGGGTGATGGAGCTTCCCGAGGGCGAGCCGATAACCATGTACAAGACCGGCCGTGGCGAAGCGGACTGGATGGACCTGTGCCGCGGCCCGCACCTCGCCTCGACCGGTAAGCTCGACCCGCAGGCATTCAAGCTGACCCGTGTATCGGGCGCCTATTGGCGCGGCGACCAGAACAATCCCATGTTGTCGCGGATCTACGGCACGGCCTGGCTCAACAAGAAGCAGCTTGCCGAACATCTCGTCCGGCTGGAGGAAGCGGCCAAACGCGACCACCGCCGCATCGGCCAGGAAATGGACCTGTTCCACCTTCAGGCTGAAGCGCATGGGAGCGTGTTCTGGCATCCCAAGGGCTTCCTCATCTGGCGGCAGCTCGAATCCTATATGCGCCGCCGGCTCGACGCGGCCGGCTATACCGAGGTGAAAACGCCCCAGCTGATGGACGCCCGCCAATGGGAGAAGAGCGGCCACTGGGGCAAATATCGGGAGAATATGTTCGCCGTCCCGGACGAAATTCCTTCGACCGAGGACGATGCGCCAGTGCTGTCGGGCGACGCCGAGCTGATGGCGTTGAAGCCGATGAACTGCCCGGCCCATGTCCTCATCTTCAAACAGGGCATCACGAGTTACCGCGAGCTTCCGATCCGCATGGCCGAATTCGGCTGTTGCCACCGCAACGAGCCGCATGGCGCGCTGCACGGCATCATGCGCGTGCGCCAATTCACCCAGGACGACGCCCATATCTTCTGCCGGGAAGATCAGATCGTCGAAGAAGTGCAGGCTTTTTGCGACCTGCTCGACAGCGTCTACAAGGACCTGGGATTCGACCATTACGCAATCAAGCTGGCGCTTCGCCCCGACAAGCGGTTCGGTACCGACGAGATGTGGGACAAGGCCGAATGCGAGCTGCGCGACGCGGTCATCGCCTCGGGCCGGGCAACCGACGCTTATGGCTGGGAGGAGTTGCCGGGCGAGGGCGCTTTCTATGCCCCCAAGCTGGAGTTCCACCTGACCGATGCGATCGGCCGCACCTGGCAGGTAGGGACAATCCAGTCCGACCGGGTTCTCCCCGACCGGCTCGACGCGACTTATGTCGGCGAGGATGGCGAACGGCACCGTCCGGTGATGTTGCACCGTGCGATCCTCGGCACCTTCGAGCGGTTCATCGGCATCCTGATCGAGCATCACGCTGGCAAGTTTCCGCTCTGGCTGTCGCCGGTACAGCTGGTGGTCGCGACGATCGTTAGCGACGCCGACGAATATGCACGCCAGCTGGTCGTCCGGTTGCAGGCCGCAGGGCTGCGCGCCGAGGCCGACCTGCGAAACGAGAAGATCAACTACAAGGTCCGTGAGCATAGCCTCGCCAAGGTCCCGCTGCTGCTGGTAGTCGGCAAGCGCGAGGCCGAGCAAGGAACGGTGGCTGTGCGCCGGCTCGGAAGCGACGAGCACCAGAAGGTGATGGGCCTCGAGGATGTGGTCGCTATGGCCGCGGCGGAAGCCGTACCGCCCGATCTTCGGGCCACGAGCGGCTAA
- a CDS encoding helix-turn-helix transcriptional regulator: protein MKNRLKILRAERGWSQQVLAERLQVSRQSINAIETGKYDPSLPLAFRIAELFGLTIEQIFISPSQD from the coding sequence GTGAAGAACCGGCTGAAGATACTCCGCGCCGAGCGCGGCTGGAGCCAGCAGGTTCTCGCCGAGCGGCTGCAGGTGTCGCGACAGAGCATCAATGCCATCGAAACAGGTAAATATGACCCCTCGCTTCCGCTTGCGTTTCGGATCGCCGAACTGTTCGGGCTGACGATCGAGCAGATCTTCATCTCGCCATCGCAGGACTAG
- a CDS encoding alpha/beta hydrolase, whose product MELPDLPSPDLAYFDPGDGRRIAYRLRGPKEGRATVVFLPGYASDMEGIKAEAVDSFCATRGIGCLRIDYSGTGSSGGDFAQGTLDRWLAEILSAIDQLTEGPLVVVGSSMGGWLGLHVALQRKDRVTGFLGIAAAPDFTDWGFTQDDKDLMARDGKLERANDYGPEPSVTWLGFWKSGAAHRLLHSAIDITVPVRLVHGDQDQDVPMGVPLKLLADLRSSDVQLRIIKNGGHRLSEPHEIHAILSDLHGLVEQIA is encoded by the coding sequence ATGGAACTTCCCGACCTCCCCTCGCCCGACCTCGCCTATTTCGATCCGGGCGACGGCCGCCGCATCGCCTATCGCCTGCGTGGCCCGAAGGAGGGCCGGGCAACCGTCGTCTTCCTGCCGGGCTATGCCTCGGACATGGAAGGGATCAAGGCGGAAGCGGTCGACAGCTTCTGCGCGACTCGCGGCATAGGCTGCCTGAGGATCGATTATTCCGGCACGGGATCGAGCGGCGGCGATTTCGCGCAGGGCACGCTCGACCGGTGGCTGGCTGAGATTCTCTCGGCGATCGATCAGTTGACCGAGGGCCCTCTGGTGGTCGTCGGATCGTCGATGGGCGGCTGGCTTGGCTTGCATGTTGCGCTCCAGCGCAAGGACCGGGTGACCGGGTTCCTGGGGATCGCCGCCGCGCCGGATTTTACCGACTGGGGATTTACGCAGGACGACAAGGACCTGATGGCCCGCGACGGCAAGCTGGAGCGCGCCAACGACTATGGCCCAGAGCCGTCGGTCACCTGGCTGGGCTTCTGGAAATCGGGCGCGGCGCACCGCCTTCTGCATTCGGCCATCGACATCACCGTCCCGGTCCGGCTCGTCCATGGCGACCAGGACCAGGACGTGCCGATGGGGGTCCCGCTGAAGCTGCTCGCCGACCTGCGTTCATCCGATGTCCAGCTTAGAATCATCAAGAACGGCGGACACCGCCTGAGCGAGCCGCATGAAATCCACGCGATCCTGAGCGACTTGCACGGCCTCGTGGAGCAGATTGCATGA
- a CDS encoding tetratricopeptide repeat protein, protein MILVLAAALSASLPASACPTVLTAEAQACRAIVASKSGEFAKAAQAFESAAELSPAGDPARDRALAAAGNMWIAAGQAGKAALALDKALAGGGLRAEQHGLALLDRARAAESQNDLKTARSKVSEAAKTIAEDPYLWFFSAALAIREDDIPTAKAAINRALAMAPDSPEILFEAGHVAQAAGEEAAARDYWQKTMTADPNGASGKAARAALAMTAAPLTVTNAVAIRPDGDGEGGKPE, encoded by the coding sequence ATGATCCTTGTCCTTGCCGCCGCCCTTTCTGCCAGCCTGCCCGCGAGCGCCTGCCCGACGGTCCTGACGGCCGAAGCGCAGGCTTGCCGGGCGATCGTCGCAAGCAAGTCCGGCGAGTTCGCCAAGGCGGCGCAGGCGTTCGAAAGCGCCGCCGAGCTAAGCCCGGCCGGAGACCCTGCGCGCGACCGGGCGCTTGCCGCGGCCGGCAATATGTGGATCGCGGCCGGCCAGGCTGGCAAGGCCGCGCTTGCGCTCGACAAGGCATTGGCCGGCGGCGGCCTGCGCGCAGAACAACACGGCCTTGCGCTGCTCGACCGCGCCCGCGCCGCTGAATCGCAAAACGATCTCAAAACCGCCCGCTCGAAGGTCAGCGAAGCTGCCAAGACCATCGCCGAAGATCCCTATCTATGGTTTTTCTCGGCGGCCTTGGCGATCCGCGAAGACGATATCCCGACCGCCAAGGCCGCGATCAACCGCGCGCTGGCAATGGCACCGGATTCGCCGGAAATCCTGTTCGAGGCGGGTCACGTCGCCCAGGCAGCAGGCGAGGAAGCCGCGGCACGCGACTATTGGCAAAAGACCATGACCGCAGACCCCAACGGCGCGTCGGGCAAGGCCGCGCGCGCCGCGCTGGCGATGACGGCCGCGCCGCTGACGGTCACCAACGCAGTGGCGATCCGACCGGACGGGGACGGTGAAGGCGGAAAGCCCGAATAA
- a CDS encoding VOC family protein: MKFLHTMLRVADPDATIAFFKLLGLEERRRNEVPEGKFTLIFLGIPGEEAEIELTHNWANTSGYDAGRNFGHLAFQVDDIYATCQHLADHGVTINRPPRDGHMAFVKTPDGISIELLQKGRREPAEPWASMPNTGSW; this comes from the coding sequence ATGAAATTCCTTCACACCATGCTTCGTGTAGCCGATCCGGATGCGACGATCGCCTTCTTCAAGCTGCTCGGCCTTGAGGAACGGCGGCGCAACGAGGTACCGGAAGGCAAGTTCACCCTCATCTTCCTCGGTATCCCCGGCGAAGAGGCAGAGATTGAGCTGACCCATAATTGGGCAAACACCAGCGGCTATGACGCCGGTCGCAACTTCGGCCACCTCGCCTTCCAGGTCGACGATATTTACGCGACCTGCCAGCACCTCGCTGACCATGGCGTGACTATCAACCGCCCGCCCCGCGACGGGCATATGGCGTTCGTGAAGACGCCTGACGGCATTTCCATCGAGCTGTTGCAAAAAGGGCGGCGCGAGCCGGCAGAGCCCTGGGCATCGATGCCCAACACGGGAAGCTGGTGA
- the gloB gene encoding hydroxyacylglutathione hydrolase: MHSSLQIVAVPAFADNYLWLVHDPDSRETAVIDPGDPAPVMAEAGRRGWRIDKIFNTHWHPDHTGGNLAIKAATGADIWGPAGENGRVPGLDHPLGEGDTVQIGAHCAQVMEVPGHTIGHIAYWFAGDKAAFVGDTLFAMGCGRLFEGTPEQMHASLSRLAGLPEDTELYCAHEYTLSNARFAAQAFPDDAAIADRLLAVEQSRIAGQPTVPTNVAIERATNPFLRADNAEHFARLRAAKDDYR; encoded by the coding sequence ATGCATTCATCACTGCAGATCGTCGCCGTTCCGGCCTTTGCCGACAATTATCTCTGGCTGGTTCATGACCCCGACAGTCGGGAGACCGCGGTAATCGATCCCGGCGATCCGGCGCCCGTCATGGCGGAAGCCGGTCGGCGCGGCTGGCGCATCGACAAGATTTTCAACACCCATTGGCACCCCGATCACACCGGCGGAAACCTTGCGATAAAGGCCGCGACCGGGGCCGACATCTGGGGGCCGGCGGGCGAGAATGGACGCGTTCCCGGTCTCGACCACCCGCTTGGCGAAGGCGATACGGTCCAGATCGGCGCGCATTGCGCCCAGGTCATGGAAGTGCCCGGGCATACGATCGGGCACATCGCCTACTGGTTTGCCGGCGACAAAGCCGCGTTCGTCGGCGACACATTGTTCGCGATGGGCTGCGGCCGGCTATTTGAAGGCACACCCGAGCAGATGCATGCCTCGCTGTCGCGGCTCGCCGGCCTGCCCGAGGACACCGAACTATATTGCGCCCATGAATACACGCTCTCGAATGCCCGCTTTGCGGCACAAGCCTTTCCGGACGATGCGGCAATCGCCGATCGGCTGCTGGCGGTAGAGCAGTCGAGGATCGCCGGGCAGCCGACCGTCCCGACCAACGTCGCGATCGAGCGCGCGACCAACCCGTTCCTGCGTGCCGACAATGCCGAACATTTCGCGCGATTGCGCGCCGCTAAGGACGATTATCGTTAG
- a CDS encoding AMP-dependent synthetase/ligase, with product MAREEAARRVNRVARTELEHFPNLVSMFLTRAREQGEKPFLWAKRGDQWTAISYLEAARQVTALADSLRNMGLNPGDRVMLVSENRPEWLIADLGIMAAGCITVPTYTTNTTRDHQHILANSGAAAVIVSTQKLAKPLLPAVLFASECHHVISIDDIITGQSPDVARFHHWSELVASGGDRDSLELRMASVKRDDLACLIYTSGTGGAPRGVMQHHGMILHNVAGCIDVIANDFGWDEEVFLSFLPASHAYEHTGGQHFPIALGAQIYYAESLEKLAANIEEVRPTIMVVVPRLFEMLRAKIMKQVEKEGGLPAYLMGRALSIESKRYSGKSAPWDLPMNGLLSLTLRRKVKRKFGGRMKAMVSGGAPLNPEVGLFFQAMGLPLLQGYGQTEAGPVISCNRPRAGIRMETVGPPLKDTEVRIAEDGEIMVRGELVMQGYWHNPDESGRVLKDDWLATGDVGHLDANGRIVITDRKKDLIVNDKGDNVSPQRVEGMLTLQPEILQAMIYGDRRPHLVALLVPDPEETKAFRGDPDAMHKAVSRAVDRVNAEVSIIEKVRRFIIADEPFTVENEMLTPSMKIRRHVISKVYAERLDALYKR from the coding sequence ATGGCGCGAGAAGAAGCGGCAAGGAGGGTGAACCGCGTGGCCAGGACCGAGCTCGAACATTTTCCGAACCTCGTCAGCATGTTCCTGACCCGGGCGAGGGAGCAGGGCGAAAAGCCCTTCCTTTGGGCGAAGCGCGGCGACCAATGGACCGCGATCAGCTATCTGGAAGCTGCGCGGCAGGTCACTGCGCTGGCCGATAGCCTGCGCAACATGGGGCTTAATCCCGGCGACAGGGTCATGCTGGTTAGCGAAAATCGGCCGGAATGGCTGATTGCCGATCTTGGCATCATGGCCGCAGGCTGCATTACCGTCCCCACCTACACCACCAACACGACCCGCGACCACCAGCATATTCTGGCCAATTCCGGCGCGGCCGCGGTCATCGTCTCAACCCAGAAACTCGCCAAGCCCTTGCTTCCGGCGGTGCTGTTCGCATCGGAATGCCACCATGTCATCTCGATCGACGACATCATCACCGGCCAGTCGCCCGATGTCGCTCGATTCCATCATTGGAGCGAGCTGGTGGCAAGTGGCGGCGACCGCGATTCGCTGGAACTGCGGATGGCATCGGTCAAACGCGACGATCTTGCCTGCCTGATTTACACCAGCGGTACCGGTGGCGCGCCGCGCGGGGTGATGCAGCATCATGGCATGATCCTGCACAATGTCGCCGGATGCATCGATGTCATCGCCAACGACTTTGGCTGGGACGAGGAAGTCTTTCTGTCGTTCCTGCCGGCGAGCCACGCTTATGAACATACCGGCGGGCAGCACTTCCCGATCGCGCTCGGCGCGCAGATCTACTACGCAGAAAGCCTCGAGAAACTCGCCGCCAACATCGAGGAAGTGCGGCCGACGATCATGGTTGTCGTCCCCCGCCTGTTCGAAATGCTGCGCGCCAAGATCATGAAGCAGGTCGAAAAGGAAGGCGGCCTTCCCGCCTACCTCATGGGCCGGGCACTATCGATCGAATCCAAACGCTATTCGGGCAAATCGGCGCCGTGGGACTTGCCGATGAACGGGCTCCTGTCGCTGACGCTGCGCCGCAAGGTGAAACGCAAGTTCGGCGGGCGGATGAAGGCCATGGTTTCGGGAGGGGCTCCGCTCAACCCCGAGGTCGGGCTGTTCTTCCAGGCAATGGGCTTGCCGCTGCTCCAGGGGTACGGCCAGACCGAAGCCGGGCCGGTTATCAGCTGCAATCGGCCGAGGGCCGGCATCCGCATGGAAACGGTCGGGCCGCCGCTTAAGGATACCGAGGTGCGGATCGCCGAGGACGGTGAGATCATGGTCCGGGGCGAACTGGTTATGCAGGGATATTGGCACAACCCGGACGAAAGCGGGCGAGTGCTCAAGGACGACTGGCTTGCGACTGGCGACGTCGGGCATCTCGATGCCAATGGCCGGATAGTGATCACCGACCGCAAGAAGGACCTCATCGTCAACGATAAGGGCGATAATGTCTCGCCGCAGCGGGTCGAGGGGATGCTGACGCTTCAGCCCGAAATCCTGCAGGCGATGATCTATGGTGACCGGCGGCCGCACCTCGTCGCGCTGCTGGTCCCCGATCCCGAAGAGACGAAGGCGTTCAGGGGCGATCCGGATGCCATGCACAAGGCGGTTTCAAGGGCTGTCGACCGGGTCAACGCCGAGGTCAGCATCATCGAGAAGGTGCGCCGCTTCATCATCGCCGACGAGCCGTTCACCGTCGAGAACGAGATGCTGACCCCGTCGATGAAGATCCGGCGGCATGTCATCAGCAAAGTCTACGCAGAACGGCTCGACGCGCTCTACAAGCGCTAG